From Streptomyces sp. Edi4, one genomic window encodes:
- a CDS encoding NAD(P)H-hydrate dehydratase: MRTAYRVDIVRAAEADLIRRVPAGTLMHRAAAGLAAACADLLGRVYGARVVLLVGSGDNGGDTLYAGARLARRGAAVHAVLLSPDRAHPDGLAALKRAGGRVADDPFDVLAAPDLVLDGITGIGGRGGLRPDAVPLARAARGSGALVVAVDLPSGVDASTGEVAGEALRADVTVTFGAYKPGLLIDPAREYAGTVRLIPIGLDLPSVPDIEALQHADVAGLLPTPGGESDKYRRGVVGIVAGSARYPGAAVLAVAGALRGGAGAVRYVGPGGDAVIARFPETLVSDGSPAKAGRVQAWVVGPGLGEGQGQAVAEVLASDVPVLVDADGLRGLDPEAVRARSAATLLTPHAGEAAALLGVARERVEAERLASVRELAERFGATVLLKGSTTLVAEAGSPVRANATGTAWLATAGSGDVLSGLAGSLLAAGLGGRDAGAVAAYLHGLAGRLAARGAPTSAYAVAEAVPDAWRDAASTLSRR; this comes from the coding sequence ATGCGTACTGCTTACCGCGTGGACATCGTTCGGGCCGCCGAGGCCGACCTCATTCGGCGCGTCCCCGCCGGCACCCTCATGCACCGCGCCGCCGCAGGCCTCGCGGCGGCCTGCGCCGACCTGCTGGGCCGGGTCTACGGCGCCCGCGTCGTGCTGCTCGTCGGCAGCGGGGACAACGGCGGCGACACGCTGTACGCGGGGGCCCGCCTGGCCCGCAGGGGCGCCGCCGTGCACGCCGTGCTGCTCAGCCCCGACCGCGCCCACCCCGACGGCCTCGCCGCCCTGAAGCGGGCCGGCGGCCGCGTCGCCGACGACCCGTTCGACGTACTGGCCGCCCCCGACCTCGTCCTGGACGGCATCACCGGCATCGGAGGCCGCGGCGGTCTGCGTCCCGACGCCGTCCCCCTCGCCCGGGCCGCCCGTGGCTCCGGCGCGCTGGTCGTCGCCGTCGATCTGCCCAGCGGCGTGGACGCCTCCACCGGCGAGGTGGCGGGCGAGGCGCTGCGGGCGGACGTGACCGTCACCTTCGGCGCGTACAAGCCGGGCCTGCTCATCGACCCCGCACGGGAGTACGCGGGGACCGTACGGCTGATCCCCATCGGGCTCGACCTGCCCTCCGTGCCGGATATCGAGGCGCTGCAACACGCCGACGTGGCCGGCCTGTTGCCCACGCCTGGCGGCGAGAGCGACAAGTACCGCAGGGGGGTCGTCGGGATCGTCGCGGGGTCCGCGCGCTACCCGGGGGCGGCCGTGCTCGCGGTGGCCGGCGCGCTGCGGGGCGGTGCGGGGGCGGTGCGGTACGTCGGGCCCGGCGGCGACGCGGTGATCGCCCGCTTCCCCGAGACCCTGGTGTCGGACGGCTCGCCAGCCAAAGCCGGGCGGGTGCAGGCGTGGGTGGTGGGGCCGGGGCTCGGCGAGGGCCAGGGGCAGGCCGTGGCCGAAGTCCTGGCGTCGGACGTGCCGGTCCTGGTGGACGCGGACGGGCTGCGCGGGCTGGACCCCGAGGCGGTACGGGCCCGCTCGGCGGCCACCCTGCTCACGCCGCACGCGGGGGAGGCGGCGGCGCTGCTAGGGGTCGCGCGCGAGCGGGTCGAGGCGGAACGGCTGGCCTCGGTGCGGGAGCTGGCCGAGCGGTTCGGCGCGACGGTGCTCCTGAAGGGGTCGACCACGCTGGTCGCCGAGGCGGGTTCGCCGGTGCGGGCCAACGCGACGGGGACGGCGTGGCTGGCCACGGCGGGCAGCGGGGACGTGCTGTCCGGGCTCGCGGGATCGCTGCTCGCGGCGGGGCTCGGGGGACGGGACGCCGGGGCCGTGGCGGCGTATCTGCACGGGCTGGCCGGGCGGCTGGCGGCGCGGGGCGCACCGACGAGCGCGTACGCGGTGGCGGAGGCGGTTCCGGACGCGTGGCGGGACGCGGCCTCGACCCTGAGCCGGCGGTAG
- a CDS encoding L,D-transpeptidase encodes MRKEHLPTKGKKWGACGLVLAAALALGAAAPAPGDPPPPANLRPVAPAPPNPGTTTPNSTTAPAATTPPAGTAPGATKPGTAPAPGTAPAPGTAAGDALVPGVPQNTSAGPLDTPDQALAPVVYQPSSDEDRAEPAEAAADAYRLVEYVPASETAAKPGSCTAKTGPHQRQIERWLGLRADGRQSPADCAAIRKFQLAQHISPAIGFAGPVTWSRMQFLSARKNPNAAHKCPVKKTRVACVDLARQLMWVQTGKKVTFGPVPIRSGRASLPTRGGWHKIYWRHKNHWSTIYHQSMPYAQFFDGGQAFHAIYHSVYTTVGSQGCVNLTLPDARGLWGALRTGDGVYVWGHREGT; translated from the coding sequence ATGAGAAAAGAACATCTGCCTACAAAAGGCAAGAAATGGGGCGCGTGCGGCCTCGTGCTCGCCGCCGCCCTCGCCCTCGGCGCCGCCGCGCCCGCCCCCGGCGACCCCCCGCCCCCGGCCAACCTCAGACCCGTGGCCCCCGCCCCGCCGAACCCCGGCACCACCACGCCGAACAGCACCACGGCCCCGGCCGCCACCACACCCCCGGCCGGCACTGCGCCGGGTGCCACCAAACCCGGGACCGCGCCCGCCCCCGGCACCGCGCCCGCCCCCGGCACCGCGGCGGGCGACGCGCTCGTGCCGGGCGTGCCGCAGAACACGTCCGCGGGGCCGCTCGACACCCCCGACCAGGCGCTGGCGCCGGTCGTCTACCAGCCAAGCTCCGACGAGGACCGGGCCGAGCCCGCCGAGGCGGCCGCGGACGCCTACCGGCTCGTCGAGTACGTGCCGGCCAGTGAGACGGCCGCCAAGCCGGGCAGCTGCACCGCCAAGACCGGGCCGCACCAGCGCCAGATCGAGCGCTGGCTCGGGCTCAGGGCGGACGGCCGGCAGTCGCCCGCCGACTGCGCCGCCATCCGCAAGTTCCAGCTGGCGCAGCACATCTCACCGGCCATCGGATTCGCGGGCCCGGTCACCTGGTCGCGGATGCAGTTCCTGTCCGCGCGCAAGAACCCCAACGCCGCCCACAAGTGCCCCGTGAAGAAGACCCGGGTGGCGTGCGTCGACCTCGCGCGGCAGCTGATGTGGGTGCAGACCGGCAAGAAGGTGACGTTCGGTCCCGTCCCCATCCGCAGCGGACGGGCCTCCCTGCCCACCCGTGGCGGCTGGCACAAGATCTACTGGCGGCACAAGAACCACTGGTCGACGATCTACCACCAGTCCATGCCGTACGCCCAGTTCTTCGACGGCGGCCAGGCCTTCCACGCGATCTACCACAGCGTGTACACGACTGTCGGCAGCCAGGGCTGTGTGAATCTCACGCTGCCCGACGCGCGCGGCCTGTGGGGCGCCCTGCGCACCGGTGACGGTGTCTATGTGTGGGGGCATCGCGAGGGCACCTGA
- the alr gene encoding alanine racemase has translation MTQYPAARARAEIDLGALRANVRTLRACSPGARLMAVVKADGYGHGALPCARAALAAGADWIGTATPQEALALRAAGVAGPMMCWLWTPGDPWREAIEADIDVSVSGMWALREVTDAARAAGRTARVQLKADTGLGRNGCQPADWPELVHAALAAPGVEVTGLWSHFACADEPGHPSIAAQLAVFQEMTAYAEKAGVTPEVRHIANSPATLTLPESHFDLVRPGIALYGVSPSPEVGTSRELGLRPVMTLSASVALAKHVPAGHGVSYGHQYVTEGETTLGLVPLGYADGIPRHASGRGPVLVGGKVRTAAGRVAMDQFVVDLEGDMVEPGARAVLFGPGDQGEPTAEDWARASGTIAYEIVTRIGARVPRVYVNEAVDASVHEEA, from the coding sequence ATGACTCAATACCCCGCCGCGCGCGCCCGCGCCGAGATCGACCTGGGCGCGCTGCGTGCCAACGTCCGGACGCTGCGCGCCTGTTCACCGGGCGCGCGGCTCATGGCCGTGGTGAAGGCGGACGGCTACGGGCACGGCGCGCTGCCGTGCGCGCGGGCGGCCCTCGCGGCCGGCGCCGACTGGATCGGCACCGCGACGCCCCAGGAGGCGCTGGCGCTGCGCGCGGCCGGAGTGGCCGGCCCCATGATGTGCTGGCTGTGGACGCCGGGCGACCCCTGGCGCGAGGCGATCGAGGCGGACATCGACGTCTCGGTGAGCGGGATGTGGGCGCTGCGCGAGGTGACGGACGCCGCCCGCGCCGCCGGACGCACGGCCAGGGTCCAGCTCAAGGCCGACACCGGCCTCGGCCGCAACGGCTGCCAGCCCGCCGACTGGCCGGAACTGGTGCACGCGGCCCTGGCCGCCCCTGGCGTCGAGGTCACCGGCCTGTGGTCGCACTTCGCGTGCGCCGACGAGCCCGGCCACCCCTCGATCGCGGCCCAGCTCGCGGTGTTCCAGGAGATGACGGCGTACGCGGAGAAGGCGGGCGTCACCCCCGAGGTGCGGCACATCGCCAACTCCCCGGCCACCCTCACACTCCCCGAGTCGCACTTCGACCTCGTCCGCCCCGGTATCGCCCTGTACGGCGTCTCCCCGTCGCCCGAGGTCGGCACCTCGCGCGAGCTGGGCCTGCGGCCCGTCATGACGCTCTCGGCGTCCGTCGCGCTCGCCAAGCACGTACCGGCGGGTCACGGCGTCAGTTACGGGCATCAGTACGTCACCGAAGGCGAGACCACCCTCGGTCTGGTCCCGCTCGGGTATGCCGACGGCATTCCCCGGCACGCCTCGGGCCGGGGCCCGGTCCTGGTGGGCGGAAAGGTGCGCACCGCGGCGGGCCGCGTTGCCATGGACCAGTTCGTGGTCGACCTTGAGGGGGACATGGTCGAGCCGGGCGCGCGCGCCGTCCTGTTCGGCCCGGGCGATCAGGGGGAGCCGACGGCCGAGGACTGGGCGCGGGCGTCCGGCACCATCGCGTACGAGATCGTCACGCGCATCGGCGCCCGGGTTCCGCGCGTCTATGTGAACGAAGCGGTGGACGCATCGGTGCACGAGGAAGCGTAA
- a CDS encoding alpha/beta hydrolase, which produces MSETSTGDAVVSAVKDVQSAAGNWRRAGIAGAAIGVVAAGAAAGVAMERLTVGRGMRRKARLALDATGPYGALRGMPGKAVADDGTVLYYESDEVEPEPGANAPRKRRLFGRKVPAPVTVVFSHGYCLSQDSWHFQRAALRGVLRTVHWDQRSHGRSDRGKAQREGVPIDIDQLGRDLKTVIDAAAPEGPLVLVGHSMGGMTIMALAEQYPELIRDRVVGVAFVGTSSGRLGEVNYGLPVAGVNAVRRVLPGILRALGSQAELVERGRRATADLFAGMIKRYSFSSKDVDPAVARFAERMIEGTPIDVVAEFYPAFSEHDKTSALAIFAEVPVLVLAGDRDLVTPSSHSEAIADLLPDAELVIVPDGGHLVMLEHPETVTDRLADLLARVGAVPGAANVGTYGSTAHQPGG; this is translated from the coding sequence GTGAGCGAGACCAGCACGGGGGACGCCGTCGTATCCGCGGTCAAGGACGTCCAGTCGGCGGCCGGCAACTGGCGCCGCGCCGGTATCGCGGGCGCCGCGATAGGCGTGGTCGCGGCCGGGGCGGCGGCGGGCGTCGCCATGGAGCGGCTGACCGTGGGGCGCGGCATGCGCCGGAAGGCACGGCTCGCGCTGGACGCGACGGGCCCCTACGGCGCGCTGCGCGGCATGCCGGGCAAGGCGGTGGCCGACGACGGCACCGTCCTCTACTACGAGAGCGACGAGGTCGAGCCGGAGCCGGGCGCCAACGCCCCGCGCAAGCGCCGCCTGTTCGGGCGCAAGGTGCCGGCCCCGGTCACCGTGGTGTTCTCGCACGGCTACTGCCTCAGCCAGGACTCCTGGCACTTCCAGCGGGCGGCGCTGCGCGGAGTGCTGCGCACGGTCCACTGGGACCAGCGCAGCCACGGCCGCTCCGACCGGGGCAAGGCCCAGCGCGAGGGCGTGCCCATCGACATCGACCAGCTCGGCCGCGATCTGAAAACCGTCATCGACGCGGCGGCGCCCGAGGGCCCGCTCGTCCTGGTCGGCCACTCCATGGGCGGCATGACGATCATGGCGCTCGCCGAGCAGTACCCCGAGCTCATCCGCGACCGGGTGGTCGGCGTCGCCTTCGTCGGCACGTCGTCGGGCAGACTCGGCGAGGTCAACTACGGGCTCCCGGTGGCCGGCGTCAACGCGGTGCGCCGGGTGCTGCCGGGGATACTCAGGGCGCTCGGCTCGCAGGCCGAGCTGGTCGAGCGGGGGCGGCGGGCGACGGCCGACCTGTTCGCGGGCATGATCAAGCGGTACAGCTTCTCCTCCAAGGACGTCGACCCGGCGGTCGCCCGGTTCGCCGAGCGGATGATCGAGGGCACCCCCATCGACGTCGTCGCGGAGTTCTACCCGGCCTTCTCGGAGCACGACAAGACCTCGGCGCTCGCCATCTTCGCCGAGGTGCCCGTCCTGGTCCTGGCCGGCGACCGCGATCTGGTCACGCCCAGCTCGCACAGCGAGGCCATCGCGGATCTGCTGCCCGACGCCGAGCTGGTCATCGTGCCGGACGGCGGCCATCTGGTGATGCTTGAGCACCCCGAGACGGTCACCGACCGCCTCGCCGACCTCCTCGCCCGGGTCGGCGCGGTCCCCGGGGCCGCTAACGTTGGGACGTATGGAAGCACCGCACACCAGCCCGGCGGCTGA
- the tsaE gene encoding tRNA (adenosine(37)-N6)-threonylcarbamoyltransferase complex ATPase subunit type 1 TsaE — protein MEAPHTSPAADAGARLTLDSPSETQELGRRIAKLLRPGDLVMLTGELGAGKTTLTRGLGEGLGVRGAVTSPTFVIARVHPSLTGGPALVHVDAYRLGGGLDEMEDLDLDVSLPESVVVVEWGEGKVEELSEDRLQVLIHRAVGDSDDDRRTVTVTGIGSRWAGAGIENL, from the coding sequence ATGGAAGCACCGCACACCAGCCCGGCGGCTGACGCCGGCGCCCGCCTGACCCTCGACTCCCCTTCCGAAACGCAGGAGTTGGGCCGCCGTATCGCCAAGCTGCTCCGCCCCGGCGACCTCGTGATGCTCACCGGGGAGCTCGGCGCGGGCAAGACGACCCTGACCCGGGGCCTCGGCGAGGGTCTTGGCGTACGGGGGGCCGTGACGTCGCCCACCTTCGTCATCGCCCGGGTCCACCCCTCCCTGACCGGCGGTCCCGCCCTGGTGCACGTGGACGCGTACCGGCTGGGCGGAGGGCTCGACGAGATGGAGGACCTGGATCTGGACGTGTCGCTGCCGGAGTCCGTGGTGGTCGTCGAGTGGGGCGAGGGCAAGGTCGAGGAGCTGTCCGAGGACCGGCTCCAGGTGCTCATCCACCGGGCCGTGGGCGACAGCGACGACGACCGCAGGACGGTCACCGTCACCGGGATCGGGTCCCGCTGGGCCGGCGCGGGCATCGAGAACCTGTAG
- the tsaB gene encoding tRNA (adenosine(37)-N6)-threonylcarbamoyltransferase complex dimerization subunit type 1 TsaB encodes MLLLAVDTATPAVTVALHDGTSVLAEARQVDARRHGELLLPAVDRVLAEAGLKLDAVTDLVVGVGPGPYTGLRVGLVTAATFGSVLGVPVHGLCTLDGLAHASGIEEPFVVATDARRKEVYWARYDDFRTRVGEPAVDRPGDIAEQLSGLPVVGAGALLYPEAFPDARDPEHQSAAALASLAAEKLAEGSPFLPPTPLYLRRPDAQVPKNYKVVTPQ; translated from the coding sequence GTGCTCTTGCTCGCCGTTGATACCGCCACCCCCGCCGTCACCGTCGCCCTGCACGACGGCACCTCCGTGCTAGCCGAGGCCCGGCAGGTCGACGCCCGCCGGCACGGGGAGCTGCTGCTGCCCGCCGTCGACCGGGTGCTCGCCGAGGCCGGCCTGAAACTGGACGCCGTGACGGACCTGGTCGTGGGCGTCGGCCCCGGCCCCTACACCGGGCTGCGCGTCGGCCTGGTGACCGCCGCGACCTTCGGCTCGGTGCTGGGCGTCCCCGTCCACGGTCTGTGCACCCTGGACGGGCTCGCCCACGCCTCCGGCATCGAGGAGCCGTTCGTGGTCGCCACGGACGCCCGCCGCAAGGAGGTCTACTGGGCCCGCTACGACGACTTCCGTACGCGCGTGGGCGAGCCCGCCGTCGACCGGCCCGGCGACATCGCGGAACAGCTGAGCGGCCTGCCCGTCGTCGGCGCGGGCGCCCTCCTGTACCCGGAGGCCTTCCCCGACGCCCGGGACCCCGAGCACCAGTCGGCGGCCGCGCTCGCCTCGCTCGCCGCCGAGAAGCTGGCCGAGGGCTCGCCCTTCCTGCCGCCCACGCCGCTCTACCTGCGCCGTCCGGACGCGCAGGTGCCCAAGAACTACAAGGTGGTCACTCCCCAGTGA
- the rimI gene encoding ribosomal protein S18-alanine N-acetyltransferase, protein MRWWDIAPVLDLEHELFPEDAWSVGMFWSELAHARGPGATRRYVVAESFEEGRARLVGYAGLAAAGDLADVQTIAAARDQWGTGLGARLLSDLLKHATAFECDEVLLEVRVDNTRAQKLYERFGFEPIGFRRGYYQPGNVDALVMRLTVQEYVQGTEETD, encoded by the coding sequence ATGCGCTGGTGGGACATCGCGCCCGTGCTGGACCTCGAACACGAACTGTTCCCCGAGGACGCCTGGTCGGTGGGGATGTTCTGGTCCGAGCTCGCCCACGCGCGCGGCCCCGGCGCCACCCGCCGCTATGTGGTCGCGGAGTCCTTCGAGGAGGGCCGGGCGCGGCTCGTGGGGTACGCGGGGCTCGCCGCCGCCGGTGACCTCGCCGACGTCCAGACCATCGCCGCCGCCCGCGACCAGTGGGGCACCGGGCTCGGCGCGCGCCTGTTGAGCGACCTGCTCAAGCACGCCACCGCCTTCGAGTGCGACGAGGTCCTGCTCGAAGTGCGCGTGGACAACACCCGGGCCCAGAAGCTCTACGAGCGCTTCGGCTTCGAGCCCATCGGCTTCCGGCGCGGCTACTACCAGCCGGGCAACGTGGACGCGCTCGTCATGCGACTGACCGTCCAGGAATACGTCCAAGGAACAGAAGAGACTGACTGA